The Streptomyces sp. NBC_00691 genome has a segment encoding these proteins:
- a CDS encoding D-alanyl-D-alanine carboxypeptidase family protein: MIVTSAVRHAAAGTAAVLLALPTPSATASPVTSTATVTSTATVTSTATVHSALREPTPPARKYLDRARLDRKGTQVEPLSGAPDVPSVSALSWVVADASSGEVLAARNAHRKLPPASTLKVLFALTALPHHEPSEQHTVADSELTGIGDGSSLVGVKEGYTYKVSDLWNGVFLSSGNDAVHVLASMNGGWDGMSGKMQEKARSLGAMDTHVVSPDGYDAPGQVSSAYDLAVFGRAGLQDPAFTRYCSTPYADFPAGTWSYGIANTNRLLTGADGVARYPGLIGIKNGYTSNAGNTLISAARRGDRTLVVTVMNPQGGGGLAVYEEARELLDWGFDAADQVRPVGSLLPERTKAAADPGTRAVSVTREGHDARAAARAPRAGGEATAVAAAAAAAPAKDHAGGEEPSDASAGLPLALVGSACAAAFALWGWRRRTAHRTG, from the coding sequence ATGATCGTCACGTCAGCTGTCCGTCATGCTGCCGCCGGTACCGCGGCGGTGCTGCTCGCGCTGCCCACTCCGTCGGCCACGGCATCTCCTGTCACCTCGACCGCGACTGTCACCTCGACCGCGACCGTCACTTCGACCGCGACCGTCCACTCCGCCCTCCGGGAGCCCACGCCGCCCGCGCGGAAGTACCTCGACCGGGCCCGGCTGGACCGGAAGGGCACCCAGGTGGAGCCGCTGTCGGGCGCGCCCGACGTGCCCTCCGTCTCCGCGCTGTCGTGGGTGGTCGCGGACGCCTCCTCGGGCGAGGTGCTCGCCGCCCGCAACGCGCACCGGAAGCTTCCGCCGGCCAGCACCCTCAAGGTGCTGTTCGCCCTCACGGCGCTCCCCCACCACGAACCCTCCGAGCAGCACACCGTGGCCGATTCCGAGCTGACCGGGATCGGCGACGGCAGCAGCCTGGTCGGGGTGAAAGAGGGATACACGTACAAGGTCTCGGACCTGTGGAACGGCGTGTTCCTCAGCTCCGGGAACGACGCGGTGCACGTCCTGGCCTCGATGAACGGCGGCTGGGACGGGATGTCCGGGAAGATGCAGGAGAAGGCCAGGTCCCTGGGGGCCATGGACACCCATGTGGTGTCCCCCGACGGGTACGACGCCCCGGGGCAGGTCTCGTCCGCGTACGACCTGGCGGTGTTCGGCAGGGCCGGACTCCAGGACCCGGCGTTCACCCGGTACTGCTCGACGCCGTACGCCGACTTCCCGGCGGGCACCTGGTCGTACGGCATCGCCAACACCAACCGGCTCCTGACGGGGGCGGACGGCGTGGCCCGCTACCCGGGGCTGATCGGGATCAAGAACGGCTACACGAGCAACGCGGGCAACACCCTGATCTCGGCGGCCCGGCGCGGCGACCGGACGCTGGTCGTCACGGTGATGAACCCGCAGGGCGGTGGCGGACTCGCCGTGTACGAAGAGGCGCGCGAACTCCTCGACTGGGGCTTCGACGCCGCGGACCAGGTCCGGCCGGTGGGCTCGCTGCTCCCCGAACGGACGAAGGCGGCGGCCGACCCGGGGACGCGTGCCGTGTCGGTGACCCGTGAGGGCCACGACGCGAGGGCCGCCGCCCGGGCGCCCCGGGCCGGAGGCGAGGCCACGGCCGTGGCGGCCGCGGCTGCTGCCGCGCCCGCCAAGGACCACGCGGGCGGTGAGGAGCCCTCGGACGCGTCGGCCGGCCTTCCGCTGGCCCTCGTGGGCTCGGCCTGCGCGGCGGCGTTCGCGCTGTGGGGCTGGCGACGCAGGACGGCCCACCGGACGGGCTGA
- a CDS encoding excinuclease ABC subunit UvrA: MSKAPRADKQPHPADRHDLIRVHGARENNLKDVSIEIPKRRLTVFTGVSGSGKSSLVFDTIAAESQRLINETYSAFVQGFMPTQARPEVDVLDGLTTAIIVDQQRMGADPRSTVGTATDANAMLRILFSRLGKPRVGPPSAYAFNVPSVKASGAITVERGDKKTVRATFNRTGGMCPHCEGRGAVSDIDLSQLYDDSKSLDEGALTIPGYTPGGWNYRLYSESGLVDPAKPIRRYTKKELQAFLHHEPTRMKIAGINMTYEGLIPRIQKSFLAKDKEGMQPHIRAFVDRAVTFTTCPECDGTRLAEGARSSKIKRISIADACAMQISDLATWVRGLEEPSVAPLLTALQLTLDSFVEIGLGYLSLDRPAGTLSGGEAQRVKMIRHLGSSLTDVTYVFDEPTVGLHPHDIQRMNELLLQLRDKGNTVLVVEHKPETIAIADHVVDLGPGAGTAGGTVCFEGTVDGLRTGGTVTGRHFDDRASVKDTVREPTGTLEIRGATTHNLRDVDVDVPLGVLAVVTGVAGSGKSSLVHGSIPAGGDVVSIDQSPIRGSRRSNPATYTGLLDPIRKAFAKANGVKPALFSANSEGACPTCNGAGVIYTDLGMMAGVSSTCEDCEGKRFQASVLEYLLGGRDISEVLAMSVTDAVEFFGSGEASTPAAQRILARLADVGLGYLSLGQPLTTLSGGERQRLKLATSMGEKGGVYILDEPTTGLHLADVEQLLGLLDRLVDSGKSVIVVEHHQAVMAHADWIIDLGPGAGHDGGTIVFEGTPADLVAARSTLTGEHLAAYVGV, from the coding sequence ATGAGCAAGGCCCCCAGGGCGGACAAGCAGCCGCACCCGGCCGACCGGCACGACCTGATCCGTGTGCACGGCGCGCGGGAGAACAACCTCAAGGACGTCAGCATCGAGATCCCGAAGCGCCGGCTCACGGTGTTCACGGGCGTCTCCGGCTCGGGCAAGAGCTCGCTCGTCTTCGACACGATCGCCGCCGAGTCCCAGCGGCTGATCAACGAGACGTACAGCGCCTTCGTCCAGGGCTTCATGCCGACCCAGGCGCGCCCCGAGGTCGACGTGCTCGACGGCCTGACGACCGCGATCATCGTCGACCAGCAGCGGATGGGCGCCGACCCCCGCTCCACCGTCGGCACCGCCACCGACGCCAACGCGATGCTCCGCATCCTCTTCAGCCGCCTCGGCAAGCCGCGCGTCGGCCCGCCCAGCGCGTACGCCTTCAACGTCCCCTCGGTCAAGGCCAGCGGCGCCATCACGGTCGAGCGCGGCGACAAGAAGACCGTCAGAGCGACCTTCAACCGCACCGGCGGCATGTGCCCCCACTGCGAGGGCCGGGGCGCGGTCTCCGACATCGACCTCAGCCAGCTCTACGACGACTCCAAGTCGCTCGACGAGGGTGCGCTCACCATCCCCGGCTACACACCCGGCGGCTGGAACTACCGCCTCTACAGCGAGTCCGGCCTCGTCGACCCGGCCAAGCCGATCCGCAGGTACACGAAGAAGGAACTCCAGGCCTTCCTCCACCACGAGCCCACCCGCATGAAGATCGCGGGCATCAACATGACGTACGAGGGGCTCATCCCGCGCATCCAGAAGTCCTTCCTGGCCAAGGACAAGGAGGGCATGCAGCCCCACATCCGGGCCTTCGTGGACCGGGCCGTCACCTTCACCACCTGCCCCGAGTGCGACGGCACCCGCCTCGCCGAGGGCGCCAGGTCGTCGAAGATCAAGCGGATCAGCATCGCCGACGCCTGCGCCATGCAGATCAGCGACCTCGCCACGTGGGTCCGCGGCCTCGAGGAGCCCTCGGTCGCGCCCCTGCTCACCGCCCTCCAGCTGACCCTGGACTCCTTCGTGGAGATCGGTCTCGGCTACCTCTCCCTCGACCGGCCCGCCGGCACGCTGTCCGGCGGCGAGGCGCAGCGCGTCAAGATGATCCGCCACCTCGGCTCCTCGCTCACCGACGTCACCTACGTCTTCGACGAGCCCACCGTCGGTCTGCACCCCCACGACATCCAGCGGATGAACGAACTGCTCCTGCAGCTGCGGGACAAGGGCAACACCGTGCTCGTCGTGGAGCACAAGCCGGAGACCATCGCGATCGCCGACCACGTCGTCGACCTCGGCCCCGGCGCCGGTACGGCGGGCGGCACCGTCTGCTTCGAGGGCACCGTGGACGGGCTGCGGACCGGCGGCACCGTCACCGGCCGCCACTTCGACGACCGGGCCTCCGTCAAGGACACCGTCCGCGAACCCACCGGCACCCTGGAGATCCGCGGCGCGACGACCCACAACCTGCGCGATGTCGACGTCGACGTCCCGCTCGGGGTCCTCGCCGTCGTCACCGGTGTCGCCGGCTCCGGCAAGAGCTCGCTGGTGCACGGCTCGATCCCCGCGGGCGGCGACGTCGTGTCCATCGACCAGAGCCCCATCCGCGGCTCGCGCCGCAGCAACCCGGCGACGTACACCGGACTGCTCGACCCGATCCGCAAGGCCTTCGCCAAGGCCAACGGCGTGAAGCCCGCGCTGTTCAGCGCCAACTCCGAGGGCGCCTGCCCCACCTGCAACGGCGCGGGCGTCATCTACACCGACCTCGGCATGATGGCCGGCGTCTCCTCGACCTGTGAGGACTGCGAGGGCAAGCGGTTCCAGGCCTCCGTGCTCGAGTACCTCCTCGGCGGGCGTGACATCAGCGAGGTGCTCGCGATGTCCGTGACCGACGCCGTCGAGTTCTTCGGCTCGGGCGAGGCGAGCACCCCGGCCGCCCAGCGCATCCTCGCGCGGCTCGCGGACGTCGGACTCGGGTACCTGAGCCTCGGCCAGCCGCTCACCACCCTCTCCGGCGGCGAGCGGCAGCGGCTCAAGCTGGCCACGAGCATGGGCGAGAAGGGCGGTGTCTACATCCTCGACGAGCCGACCACCGGGCTGCACCTCGCCGATGTCGAGCAGCTGCTCGGGCTGCTCGACCGGCTCGTGGACTCCGGCAAGTCGGTCATCGTCGTCGAGCACCACCAGGCGGTCATGGCACACGCCGACTGGATCATCGACCTCGGCCCCGGCGCGGGGCACGACGGCGGCACGATCGTCTTCGAGGGCACCCCCGCCGACCTGGTGGCCGCGCGCTCGACGCTCACGGGAGAGCACCTGGCGGCGTACGTGGGAGTCTGA
- a CDS encoding DUF5133 domain-containing protein, producing MLLPDRNTVDRLLRHYRDQERTVLARPCDLSARRRFEDTAYTLCVLMGERTAREAVLAAEHYVAGTRPAPRQTLEGLPGA from the coding sequence ATGCTGCTGCCCGACAGGAACACGGTCGACCGGCTGCTCCGGCACTACCGCGACCAGGAGCGGACCGTGCTGGCCAGGCCGTGCGACCTGTCGGCACGCCGACGCTTCGAGGACACGGCGTACACGCTGTGCGTCCTGATGGGGGAGCGCACCGCTCGCGAGGCCGTCCTCGCGGCCGAGCACTACGTGGCCGGAACGCGCCCGGCGCCGCGGCAGACCCTTGAGGGCCTCCCGGGAGCCTGA
- a CDS encoding NAD-dependent epimerase/dehydratase family protein, with amino-acid sequence MNPIEISRVVVTGATGNVGTSLVRLLAREPRVGSVLGLARRRPGLELPGVEWAEVDLSREGDEPLLARHVADADAVVHLAWRFGPTHDPVETWRTNVLGAARVFAAVAAARVPVLVHASSVGAYSPGPPGGAPVSEAWPTHGWPGAAYTREKAYLERVLDTFERDHPLIRVVRMRPAFLFKEESASGQRRIFAGRFFPGQLMRPDLLPLLPEFDGLRFQALHTDDAAEAYGRALLRDVRGAFNLAAEPVIDGAVLGELLDAKPVRVPAGAVRGALSAAWRLRLASASPGLFDALRHMPLLATERAREELGWEPSRSSLEALEAFLRGVRAGAGDDTGPLAGHRIG; translated from the coding sequence ATGAACCCGATCGAGATCTCGCGGGTGGTCGTCACCGGCGCCACCGGCAACGTGGGCACCAGCCTGGTACGGCTCCTGGCGCGCGAGCCGCGCGTCGGCTCGGTCCTGGGTCTGGCCCGGCGCCGCCCGGGGCTCGAACTGCCCGGGGTGGAGTGGGCCGAGGTCGACCTGTCCCGGGAGGGCGACGAGCCGCTGCTGGCGCGGCACGTCGCGGACGCGGACGCCGTGGTCCATCTGGCCTGGCGGTTCGGGCCGACCCACGATCCGGTGGAGACGTGGCGGACCAATGTCCTGGGCGCGGCGCGTGTCTTCGCGGCGGTCGCGGCCGCGCGGGTGCCCGTCCTGGTGCACGCGTCCTCGGTGGGGGCGTACTCTCCGGGCCCGCCCGGCGGTGCGCCGGTGTCCGAGGCGTGGCCGACGCACGGCTGGCCGGGGGCCGCGTACACGCGGGAGAAGGCCTATCTGGAGCGGGTCCTGGACACCTTCGAGCGGGATCATCCGCTGATCCGGGTGGTGCGGATGCGTCCGGCGTTCCTCTTCAAGGAGGAGTCGGCGAGCGGGCAGCGCAGGATCTTCGCGGGGCGGTTCTTCCCCGGGCAGCTGATGCGGCCCGATCTGCTGCCGTTGCTGCCGGAGTTCGACGGACTCCGCTTCCAGGCACTGCACACCGATGACGCGGCCGAGGCCTACGGGCGGGCGCTGCTGCGGGACGTCCGCGGCGCGTTCAACCTGGCCGCCGAGCCGGTGATCGACGGCGCGGTCCTGGGCGAGCTCCTGGACGCCAAGCCCGTGCGGGTGCCGGCGGGCGCGGTGCGGGGAGCGCTGTCGGCGGCCTGGCGTCTGAGGCTGGCCTCGGCGTCGCCCGGTCTCTTCGACGCGCTGCGGCACATGCCGCTGCTGGCGACGGAGCGGGCGCGCGAGGAACTGGGCTGGGAGCCGTCGAGGAGTTCCCTGGAGGCCCTGGAGGCGTTCCTGCGCGGCGTCCGCGCGGGCGCGGGCGACGACACGGGCCCGCTGGCGGGCCACCGCATCGGCTGA
- a CDS encoding glutathione S-transferase C-terminal domain-containing protein: MSVVPSSLLPASAVPAFRGRIGRDVHSGHYAVPHRYRLHVAPYDPGCLSIALTHSLLGLDDTLPLSVLPESPDTPDGGYAALRPLYEASAHLYEGPAAAPVLSDGWTGRIVSTHAPDILRDLALRFRGEGPELLPEEHRVDIEAIADLCERSINRAAQRAGELGLDGEAAHHDPLTVLFAALGSLERRLAHHPYVLGDAPTAADVQVWVTLVQLDTVHRWHLDAAAMDRVADYPALWAYARRLAARPEFARRLDIDGILRRHRTHCRGREAAGAGIRLVDWSGPTD; encoded by the coding sequence ATGTCCGTCGTCCCGTCCTCGTTGCTGCCCGCCTCCGCCGTGCCCGCCTTCCGGGGCCGCATCGGCCGCGACGTGCACAGCGGCCACTACGCCGTGCCCCACCGCTACCGCCTCCACGTCGCCCCGTACGACCCCGGCTGTCTGAGCATCGCCCTGACCCACAGCCTGCTCGGACTCGACGACACGCTCCCGCTCTCCGTCCTGCCCGAGAGCCCCGACACGCCCGACGGGGGGTACGCGGCCCTCCGCCCGCTGTACGAGGCGAGCGCGCACCTCTACGAGGGCCCGGCCGCCGCGCCCGTCCTCAGCGACGGGTGGACCGGACGGATCGTCAGCACACACGCCCCCGACATCCTGCGGGACCTCGCCCTCCGCTTCCGCGGCGAAGGGCCCGAACTGCTGCCCGAGGAACACCGCGTCGACATAGAGGCCATCGCCGACCTCTGCGAACGGAGCATCAACCGGGCCGCCCAGCGCGCCGGTGAGCTCGGACTCGACGGCGAGGCCGCCCACCACGACCCCCTCACCGTCCTCTTCGCGGCGCTCGGCTCCCTCGAACGCCGCCTCGCCCACCACCCGTACGTCCTCGGCGACGCGCCGACCGCCGCCGACGTGCAGGTCTGGGTCACCCTGGTCCAGCTCGACACCGTCCACCGCTGGCACCTCGACGCCGCCGCGATGGACCGGGTCGCCGACTACCCGGCCCTCTGGGCCTACGCCCGACGCCTCGCCGCCCGACCCGAGTTCGCCCGCAGGCTCGACATCGACGGCATCCTGCGCCGCCACCGCACCCACTGCCGGGGCCGCGAGGCCGCGGGCGCCGGCATCCGCCTCGTCGACTGGTCCGGCCCGACCGACTGA
- a CDS encoding RrF2 family transcriptional regulator: MRISARADYAVRAALQLAAAQDAGPLKAEAIAEGQGISHKFLEGILGDMRKGGLVQSQRGGNGGYWLARPAESISVAEVIRCVEGPLVSVRGERPPDLSYTGPAESLLTLWIALRASVREVLGVSLAEVAAAQLPDTIVALADDPESWTNP; encoded by the coding sequence ATGCGCATTTCAGCCAGGGCCGATTACGCGGTGCGTGCCGCCCTCCAGCTCGCCGCCGCCCAGGACGCGGGTCCGCTGAAGGCCGAGGCCATCGCCGAGGGCCAGGGCATCTCGCACAAGTTCCTCGAAGGCATCCTCGGGGACATGCGCAAGGGCGGACTCGTGCAGAGCCAGCGCGGCGGCAACGGCGGCTACTGGCTGGCCAGGCCCGCGGAGTCGATCTCGGTCGCGGAGGTCATCCGCTGCGTGGAGGGACCCCTGGTATCGGTCCGCGGGGAGCGTCCGCCGGACCTGTCGTACACCGGTCCGGCCGAGTCGCTGCTCACCCTCTGGATCGCGCTCCGGGCGAGTGTCCGTGAGGTGCTCGGGGTGTCGCTCGCGGAGGTCGCGGCGGCGCAGCTGCCCGACACGATCGTCGCGCTCGCGGACGACCCGGAGTCCTGGACCAACCCATGA
- a CDS encoding acyl-CoA dehydrogenase, whose translation MSTPRKSPKRPAIRTTSAPAAGPLARPAERPGESPVDRPADDAIWPRVTRELADDLAVDALTRDRAGKAPFDEVARLQEAGLPALLTAPGPNRRGADWQAACAVVREISAADSSVGELLAHHYALSWSSRFFGGPARDPGTPLANGHPLDVRTTEGRWLLAGAVEAPRSETGAGLILTPAESGGWVLDGTRAFPSAVTVADRLVVGARPGGSGDLFVVLVDPAEPGVFTAAGTERVGQRLAGAGTVTFDRVPVAPEDVLGALPHDEHAVAPFSTLAPLALRLLLVHVGLGIAEGALAEARDISRAGHAGPAPADRPGDTSDGSVAAGAGDDPYLLLAYGELATAAHTAAAVVERATDALTHGLLAAWSLGVEERADIAVLVAAAETVTGRAAVHITTRILELVDGTAGADAGSGGPGFDRFWRNARALTAPTQAAHRLRDIGDHYLNGTHARLTLLA comes from the coding sequence GTGAGTACGCCGAGGAAGTCGCCGAAGAGACCAGCGATACGCACCACCTCCGCACCAGCCGCCGGCCCACTCGCACGACCCGCCGAACGGCCCGGCGAGAGCCCGGTCGACCGGCCCGCCGACGACGCGATCTGGCCCCGCGTCACCCGCGAACTCGCCGACGACCTGGCCGTCGACGCCCTCACCAGGGACCGGGCGGGCAAGGCACCGTTCGACGAGGTCGCCCGGCTCCAGGAGGCCGGCCTTCCCGCCCTCCTGACGGCCCCTGGCCCGAACCGGCGGGGCGCCGACTGGCAGGCGGCGTGTGCGGTCGTACGGGAGATCTCCGCCGCCGACAGCTCGGTCGGCGAACTCCTCGCCCATCACTACGCCCTCTCCTGGAGCAGCCGCTTCTTCGGCGGTCCCGCGCGGGACCCGGGCACTCCCCTGGCGAACGGCCATCCCCTCGACGTACGCACCACCGAGGGACGCTGGCTGCTCGCCGGGGCCGTCGAGGCGCCCCGGTCGGAGACCGGCGCCGGCCTCATCCTCACCCCCGCCGAATCCGGCGGCTGGGTCCTCGACGGGACCCGTGCCTTCCCGTCCGCCGTGACGGTCGCCGACCGGCTCGTCGTCGGAGCCCGACCCGGCGGCAGCGGCGACCTCTTCGTCGTCCTGGTGGACCCGGCCGAGCCCGGAGTGTTCACCGCCGCCGGGACGGAACGGGTCGGCCAGCGGCTCGCCGGCGCGGGCACCGTCACCTTCGACCGGGTCCCCGTGGCCCCCGAGGACGTCCTGGGCGCACTCCCCCACGACGAGCACGCCGTCGCCCCCTTCTCGACCCTCGCCCCGCTCGCGCTGCGGCTGCTCCTGGTCCACGTCGGGCTCGGCATCGCCGAGGGAGCGCTCGCCGAGGCGAGGGACATCAGCCGCGCCGGTCATGCCGGACCGGCACCGGCGGACCGACCCGGCGACACCTCCGACGGCTCCGTAGCGGCCGGCGCCGGGGACGACCCCTACCTCCTGCTGGCGTACGGGGAGCTGGCGACGGCCGCGCACACCGCCGCCGCGGTGGTGGAGCGGGCGACCGACGCGCTGACCCACGGCCTGCTCGCCGCCTGGTCGCTGGGCGTGGAGGAACGCGCGGACATCGCCGTCCTGGTGGCCGCCGCCGAGACCGTCACGGGCCGGGCGGCGGTGCACATCACCACCCGCATCCTCGAACTCGTCGACGGCACGGCGGGCGCCGACGCCGGCTCCGGAGGTCCCGGCTTCGACCGCTTCTGGCGCAACGCCCGCGCGCTGACCGCCCCCACCCAGGCGGCCCACCGGCTCCGTGACATCGGGGACCACTACCTCAACGGCACCCACGCGCGGCTGACCCTGCTGGCCTGA
- a CDS encoding universal stress protein, whose protein sequence is MSREIVAGVDGSPESLAAADWAAREALHRDLPLRLAHAWRWEPIDLPLVQDRASQERAADAVLREAEATIGGRYPKLTLTAEVLTDTPVAALLGAEERAEMLVIGSRGHGAVAGFLLGSYGQQIIAGATRPVVAVRSRDGDPAEPPTGHVLVGQLGSPEDSAAALDFAFATAAARGASVRAVRAWSLPALYAYSPASMRLADEAGGLVPYEEKSLREALAPWRERYPDVPVDEHVELGSAGQVLLSASGAAQLLVVGRRAGRGAVGPRIGSVAHAALHLAPCPVAVVPQG, encoded by the coding sequence ATGAGTCGTGAGATCGTCGCAGGAGTGGACGGATCCCCGGAGAGTCTCGCCGCGGCGGACTGGGCCGCCCGCGAGGCGCTCCACCGGGACCTCCCGCTACGGCTCGCGCACGCGTGGCGCTGGGAACCGATCGACCTCCCCCTGGTCCAGGACCGCGCGAGCCAGGAACGCGCCGCGGACGCCGTCCTGCGCGAGGCGGAGGCCACGATCGGCGGGCGCTACCCGAAGCTCACCCTCACCGCCGAGGTGCTGACCGACACTCCGGTCGCCGCGCTCCTCGGCGCCGAGGAGCGGGCCGAGATGCTCGTCATCGGATCGCGCGGGCACGGGGCCGTCGCCGGTTTCCTGCTCGGCTCCTACGGACAGCAGATCATCGCCGGCGCCACCCGCCCCGTGGTGGCCGTCCGGTCCCGCGACGGAGACCCGGCCGAACCCCCCACCGGGCACGTGCTCGTCGGACAGCTCGGCAGTCCGGAGGACAGCGCCGCCGCGCTGGACTTCGCCTTCGCGACCGCGGCCGCACGCGGGGCGTCCGTGCGGGCGGTGCGCGCGTGGAGCCTTCCGGCGCTCTACGCGTACAGCCCGGCCTCGATGCGGCTCGCCGACGAGGCCGGCGGGCTGGTCCCGTACGAGGAGAAGTCGTTGCGCGAGGCCCTCGCGCCCTGGCGGGAGCGCTACCCGGACGTGCCGGTCGACGAGCACGTCGAGCTGGGCAGCGCCGGTCAGGTGCTGCTCTCCGCCTCGGGTGCCGCCCAGCTCCTGGTCGTCGGCCGACGGGCCGGGCGGGGGGCCGTCGGGCCGCGCATCGGGTCCGTGGCGCACGCGGCCCTGCACCTCGCGCCCTGTCCGGTGGCGGTCGTCCCGCAGGGCTGA
- a CDS encoding CAP domain-containing protein, translated as MRHHDRPGQPGDPDPTRRPYPPRTVRDFAADLPAADVPPAAGPHTADAPAARVSGRHRKGGGARRRAARRPSFRSAVTAAGTAAAVLTVVTGVYVTSLGSGRTAAAPPAAGPVVSLRSTAAAAPGAGPETVREAESAREGQGVREVTALRVARPASWAPSAPSTAAPPSPRTARTTPDGSASAATRPETPPKAESERRRETRTTPAREAQRPAQPQGQREQPGADPVVEAPTGKAARFVRDVIALANAERDKAGCGPLLAESRLRTAAQRHADDMSARGYYEHDDPEGRDAGDRMTGAGYAWSTWGENIHRGPKTPARAMEDWMNSPGHRANILNCAFKDIGVGVTLTANGPWWVQNFGVRR; from the coding sequence ATGCGGCACCACGACCGTCCCGGTCAGCCCGGCGACCCCGACCCCACCCGGCGCCCGTACCCGCCCCGCACCGTACGGGACTTCGCGGCGGATCTCCCCGCCGCGGACGTCCCCCCGGCAGCGGGCCCGCACACGGCGGACGCCCCGGCGGCCCGTGTGAGCGGGCGGCACCGCAAGGGCGGCGGGGCGAGACGCCGCGCCGCGCGCCGGCCGTCCTTCCGGAGCGCCGTCACCGCCGCCGGGACCGCCGCCGCCGTCCTGACGGTGGTCACCGGGGTGTACGTCACCTCGCTCGGGTCAGGCCGCACGGCGGCCGCTCCCCCGGCCGCCGGGCCGGTCGTGTCGCTTCGCTCCACAGCCGCCGCGGCCCCGGGCGCCGGGCCGGAGACCGTACGAGAGGCGGAGAGCGCACGGGAAGGGCAGGGCGTACGAGAGGTGACGGCCCTACGGGTGGCCAGGCCGGCCTCCTGGGCCCCGTCCGCGCCCTCGACCGCTGCCCCGCCCTCTCCCCGTACGGCGCGGACGACGCCGGACGGCTCCGCGTCGGCGGCGACCCGGCCGGAGACGCCTCCGAAGGCGGAGTCGGAGCGACGGCGCGAGACCCGGACCACACCGGCCCGGGAAGCACAGCGTCCGGCGCAGCCGCAGGGGCAGCGGGAGCAGCCGGGCGCCGATCCCGTGGTGGAGGCACCCACGGGCAAGGCGGCGCGGTTCGTCCGGGACGTCATCGCGCTCGCCAACGCCGAGCGCGACAAGGCCGGTTGCGGTCCGCTGCTCGCCGAGAGCCGCCTGCGGACCGCCGCCCAGCGCCACGCCGACGACATGTCGGCCCGCGGCTACTACGAACACGACGACCCGGAGGGGCGCGACGCGGGCGACCGGATGACCGGCGCCGGGTACGCGTGGTCGACCTGGGGGGAGAACATCCACCGCGGTCCGAAGACCCCGGCCCGGGCGATGGAGGACTGGATGAACAGTCCCGGCCACCGGGCGAACATCCTCAACTGCGCCTTCAAGGACATCGGCGTCGGGGTGACGCTCACCGCCAACGGCCCCTGGTGGGTGCAGAACTTCGGCGTCAGGCGCTGA